A window of the Cellvibrio sp. pealriver genome harbors these coding sequences:
- a CDS encoding NADH-quinone oxidoreductase subunit L produces MTINDLVSWNVALWALLLIPLLISAMAARSWGWALATHAAGFNLLLTAGLWLIALEEPLQSGLLRLGVLQATLLVLVNFLGWIIYRYAATNFQGDSDGARFLRWLTLTLLAVQTLLLVDHLVLFWAAWVGVSLSLNQLLLFYPDRPRALLAAHKKFLIARASELLLALAIGLLYSQFNSFSLSQIMAQIAQLRAEQLSWPLMLAALCVAQVALLKCAQLPLQGWLIQVVESPTPVSALLHAGVINLGGVLLLLFAPLLSQVVAAQWLLLLVAGPSAVLAALIMTTRISIKVRLAWSTCAQMGLMLVECALGLYELALLHLIAHSCYKARAFLAAGSAVNEQLEQSVGDALGSARLPSLTQWLGATLLVVPLVAGLVWLAQSYLLTNAGSDAISGSLVPWVILSLALVTLVAQGLAQQAALSRHWWHPMLAGLLLAAALVALYLALKTGLAQALELAPRAANLWADLWVCSLLLVLMLASYSLQRWPLNTQVRRLWIALNAGLYLDEWMTRFTLRWWPVTLTPGAAQPSFLDVEVKS; encoded by the coding sequence TGGAATGTCGCGCTCTGGGCGCTGTTGTTAATACCGCTGCTCATTAGCGCAATGGCGGCACGCAGCTGGGGTTGGGCGCTGGCAACGCACGCGGCAGGTTTTAACCTGCTTTTGACTGCAGGTTTATGGCTGATCGCACTGGAGGAACCATTGCAAAGCGGTTTGCTGCGCTTGGGCGTGCTGCAGGCAACGCTGTTAGTGCTGGTGAACTTTTTGGGCTGGATTATCTACCGCTATGCCGCCACTAACTTTCAAGGCGATAGCGACGGCGCGCGTTTTCTGCGCTGGTTAACGCTGACCCTGCTCGCCGTACAAACCCTGCTGCTGGTAGATCATTTGGTACTGTTTTGGGCGGCTTGGGTCGGTGTCAGCCTGAGTTTGAATCAGCTGCTCTTGTTCTATCCGGATCGCCCGCGCGCACTCTTGGCCGCGCACAAAAAATTCCTTATCGCGCGCGCCTCCGAGTTGCTGTTAGCACTCGCGATTGGTCTGCTGTATAGCCAATTCAATAGCTTCTCCTTGTCACAGATCATGGCGCAAATCGCCCAGCTGCGGGCCGAGCAACTGAGCTGGCCGCTGATGTTGGCGGCGCTCTGTGTGGCGCAGGTGGCGCTGCTCAAATGCGCCCAGTTGCCGCTGCAGGGTTGGCTGATTCAGGTGGTGGAATCGCCCACTCCAGTCTCCGCTTTGCTTCACGCCGGGGTGATTAATTTGGGCGGTGTGCTCTTGCTGTTATTTGCGCCCTTGCTCAGCCAAGTGGTGGCCGCCCAGTGGTTATTGCTGCTGGTGGCGGGGCCATCGGCGGTACTCGCGGCGCTGATTATGACTACCCGTATCAGCATCAAGGTGCGCTTGGCTTGGTCCACCTGCGCACAAATGGGGTTAATGCTGGTGGAGTGCGCCCTCGGTTTGTACGAATTGGCGCTGCTGCATCTGATCGCCCACTCCTGCTACAAAGCGCGCGCGTTTTTGGCCGCCGGTAGCGCGGTGAATGAGCAGTTGGAGCAGTCAGTGGGCGATGCCTTGGGCAGCGCGCGTTTGCCGAGTTTGACTCAATGGCTGGGTGCGACGCTGCTGGTGGTGCCACTGGTAGCAGGGCTGGTTTGGTTGGCGCAGAGCTATTTATTGACGAATGCCGGTAGTGACGCGATCAGCGGCTCGCTGGTGCCTTGGGTGATTTTATCCCTCGCGCTTGTCACTCTGGTTGCCCAAGGGCTGGCGCAACAGGCGGCGCTCTCCCGTCACTGGTGGCACCCCATGCTGGCTGGCTTGCTGTTGGCGGCGGCCTTGGTCGCGCTTTACCTCGCGCTTAAAACCGGTTTGGCGCAGGCGTTGGAGCTTGCCCCCAGAGCAGCCAATCTCTGGGCGGATCTGTGGGTCTGCAGCCTGTTGCTGGTGCTTATGCTGGCGAGTTACAGCTTGCAGCGCTGGCCGCTCAATACCCAAGTTCGCCGCCTATGGATTGCCTTAAACGCCGGTTTGTATCTGGATGAATGGATGACCCGCTTCACCCTGCGCTGGTGGCCAGTGACCCTGACCCCCGGTGCCGCCCAACCCTCTTTTCTTGATGTCGAGGTGAAATCATGA